A single region of the Micropterus dolomieu isolate WLL.071019.BEF.003 ecotype Adirondacks linkage group LG18, ASM2129224v1, whole genome shotgun sequence genome encodes:
- the LOC123956465 gene encoding tumor necrosis factor receptor superfamily member 1B-like, translated as MPGSLSSLSESVSLLLAGSSVTIPAFMKARTTVETDTLAQASTIHWPSRVVPTETLCGLLYLAQVFSLTLAFLSTGQSYTEPTEQTSNSCYAMCPAGYHKVGDCVDRAGQYICKKCGNAEYTEVPNLIPKCQRCDSCSHIEKEIKPCTFNSNVVCDCKDGYYDSNPNPHIRNCQARRSTRCGGR; from the exons ATGCCCGGATCCCTCTCGTCATTATCCGAGTCAGTGTCGTTGCTGTTAGCTGGCAGTTCAGTGACGATTCCGGCCTTCATGAAAGCTCGGACCACAGTTGAGACCGATACCTTAGCCCAGGCATCCACGATCCATTGGCCATCTCGCGTTGTTCCCACGGAAACTCTGTGTGGTCTTCTTTACTTGGCGCAG GTTTTCTCACTGACACTTGCCTTCCTTTCCACTGGACAGAGTTACACAGAGCCGACGGAACAAACCAGTAATTCATGTTATGCAATGTGTCCAGCTG GATATCATAAGGTCGGTGACTGTGTGGATCGAGCAGGACAGTACATATGTAAAAAATGTGGAAACGCCGAATACACCGAAGTACCAAACTTAATACCGAAATGCCAGAGGTGTGACTCGTGTAGTC ATATTGAGAAGGAAATAAAACCCTGCACCTTTAATAGTAATGTGGTATGTGACTGTAAGGATGGATACTACGACTCAAACCCTAATCCCCATATAAGGAATTGCCAAGCACGCAGATCTACAAGATGTGGAGGTAGGTGA